One Dokdonia sp. Dokd-P16 genomic window carries:
- a CDS encoding SusC/RagA family TonB-linked outer membrane protein, protein MKQKYPLLKMVYFLLFLIPCALMGQSVVTGVIKDAGNNPIPFVNVIEKGSSNGTTSDFDGNYSITLNGNSGTLEFSYLGYATQEKLISSSQTLNVTLEESSESLDEVVISGLASSVKRSNLANAVASVSAEELVGTTGQTTIDGALYGKVPGVNITSSSGAPGGGLALRLRGVSSINGNNQPLIIVDGVYVNNVEIPSGLRFASGANGGNEENAGNRLADIDPNDIENIEILKGSSAAAIYGQRGNAGVVIITTKRGKGGKTKINFKQDLGITRIANPLGLRPWTADSVLETFGEEELAKYNATIAENGKLYDYEDEIYGETGIITETAISATGGDDRTKFYIGGSYRDEEGIIKNTGFNRLSLRTNLDHTISDIFKVTSTTNYVRSNSSRSFTGNENEGGLSYGYNLAFTRPWNNLFPDENGNYPLNPNYPGNPLFVRDVAKNEDSNNRLIQGLSLTSKLFTNDKNRIKLVTSGGVDYLANETFVYVPENHQGQLGNQAPGFVAQGKNNFTQFNAQAIAVWNNDALNGDLGLTTQLGVAYLNQKANLVNARGSGLAAGQTNLEQSSVQATSQFLSQEEDFGYFTQVEGNYKDQIIGTLGYRLDKSSRNGDPNKLYGFPKASLAVNLANFDFWNLEAMNQLKVRAAYGETGNPAGFGSTFTGLTATNIGGTIGQSLAGLRGDPNVEPETAREFEIGFDAGFFEGRLNLQATYYNKNVDDLLLQRQLPSSSGFTTELTNLADLQNQGVELALDANVFQTEAFQWNTGLQFYLNRSKVTRLGVPAFAQPGAGFGLGLGTFFIEEGQPVTQIVTNIDGVPTQIGNVEPDFQMAFSNNLTLWNNIDVSFLFQLKAGGDNLNLTRFLSDLGQTSSDLETAAGQARLDLPATGVRFIEPAGYLRLREAAVYYRIPTGAIEKAFGESVSGVKVGVSGRNIFTITDYSSYDPEVSVNGGAGLSSGIEVTPFPSSRQVYFHLNVNF, encoded by the coding sequence ATGAAACAAAAGTACCCATTACTCAAAATGGTTTATTTCTTGTTATTTTTAATTCCTTGTGCCCTGATGGGTCAGTCTGTTGTTACAGGAGTTATTAAAGATGCTGGAAATAACCCAATTCCCTTTGTCAATGTTATTGAAAAAGGAAGTTCAAACGGAACCACCTCAGATTTTGATGGCAATTATTCAATCACACTTAATGGTAATTCTGGAACCTTAGAATTTTCATATCTAGGGTATGCTACACAAGAAAAATTAATTTCAAGCTCACAAACATTAAACGTAACTCTAGAAGAATCCTCTGAGTCACTAGATGAAGTAGTGATTTCTGGACTTGCATCTTCTGTAAAGAGATCAAATCTTGCTAATGCTGTAGCAAGTGTTTCAGCTGAAGAACTTGTTGGAACAACAGGACAAACTACGATAGACGGCGCACTTTATGGAAAAGTACCAGGAGTCAATATCACCTCATCTTCAGGTGCTCCAGGAGGAGGACTTGCACTTAGATTACGTGGAGTATCGTCTATTAATGGTAACAACCAGCCTCTTATTATTGTAGATGGTGTTTACGTAAATAACGTAGAAATTCCATCAGGTCTTCGTTTTGCTTCAGGAGCAAATGGAGGAAATGAAGAGAACGCCGGAAATAGACTTGCCGATATTGATCCAAATGATATTGAAAATATCGAGATTCTAAAAGGATCATCGGCAGCTGCAATTTACGGACAACGCGGTAATGCCGGAGTTGTAATTATCACTACAAAAAGAGGAAAAGGTGGTAAAACCAAGATTAACTTTAAGCAAGATTTGGGTATCACTCGTATCGCTAATCCTCTTGGTTTGAGACCTTGGACAGCAGATTCTGTTTTAGAGACTTTTGGCGAGGAAGAATTAGCTAAATATAATGCTACAATCGCAGAAAATGGCAAACTCTACGACTATGAAGACGAAATTTATGGAGAAACAGGTATTATTACTGAAACAGCTATAAGTGCAACAGGTGGTGATGATAGAACTAAATTTTATATAGGAGGTTCCTACAGAGATGAAGAAGGAATTATCAAAAATACAGGGTTTAACCGTTTATCTCTAAGAACAAACCTTGATCATACTATTTCAGATATTTTTAAAGTTACCTCAACAACAAATTATGTAAGAAGTAATTCAAGCAGAAGTTTTACTGGTAATGAAAATGAAGGAGGCTTAAGTTATGGCTACAACCTAGCTTTTACACGCCCATGGAATAATCTTTTTCCAGATGAAAATGGAAATTACCCACTGAACCCTAACTATCCTGGAAATCCTCTTTTTGTAAGAGATGTTGCAAAAAATGAAGATAGTAACAATAGACTTATACAAGGTCTTTCTCTTACAAGTAAACTCTTTACAAATGACAAAAATCGCATTAAATTAGTTACAAGTGGAGGAGTTGATTATTTAGCGAATGAAACGTTTGTATACGTTCCAGAAAATCACCAAGGGCAACTAGGGAACCAAGCCCCAGGATTTGTTGCTCAGGGTAAAAATAATTTCACTCAATTTAATGCACAAGCCATAGCGGTATGGAACAATGATGCACTCAATGGAGACTTAGGGCTCACAACGCAATTGGGTGTTGCATATTTGAATCAAAAAGCAAATCTTGTGAATGCAAGAGGCTCTGGTTTAGCTGCGGGGCAAACTAATCTTGAGCAATCTAGTGTTCAAGCTACAAGTCAATTTTTAAGCCAAGAAGAAGACTTTGGATACTTTACACAAGTAGAGGGTAACTACAAAGATCAAATCATAGGAACATTAGGATATCGTCTAGACAAATCATCTAGAAATGGTGATCCAAACAAATTATACGGATTCCCAAAAGCATCACTAGCTGTAAACTTAGCAAACTTTGATTTCTGGAATCTAGAAGCAATGAACCAATTAAAAGTACGTGCAGCTTATGGAGAAACTGGAAATCCAGCTGGATTTGGATCAACATTTACAGGACTTACTGCCACAAACATTGGTGGAACTATTGGCCAATCATTAGCTGGTCTAAGAGGTGATCCTAATGTAGAACCAGAAACAGCTCGTGAATTTGAAATTGGTTTTGACGCTGGTTTTTTTGAAGGAAGACTTAATTTACAAGCCACCTATTACAATAAAAATGTTGATGACCTCTTATTACAACGCCAGTTGCCATCATCATCAGGTTTTACTACAGAGTTAACCAACCTAGCAGATTTACAAAACCAAGGTGTCGAACTTGCTTTAGATGCAAATGTTTTTCAAACAGAAGCTTTTCAATGGAATACAGGGTTACAGTTTTATCTCAACAGGTCTAAGGTTACACGCTTAGGAGTACCTGCGTTTGCACAACCTGGAGCAGGTTTTGGACTTGGACTAGGAACTTTCTTTATTGAAGAAGGCCAGCCGGTAACTCAAATTGTTACAAACATAGATGGAGTTCCTACTCAAATAGGTAATGTAGAACCAGATTTTCAAATGGCTTTTAGTAATAATCTTACTTTGTGGAATAACATTGATGTTTCATTTTTGTTCCAACTTAAAGCTGGTGGGGATAACCTTAACCTTACACGCTTCTTAAGCGATTTAGGTCAGACATCCTCAGATCTTGAAACAGCGGCTGGTCAAGCACGACTAGATCTACCAGCAACTGGAGTACGATTTATAGAACCAGCAGGATACCTCAGGCTGAGAGAAGCTGCTGTTTATTATAGAATACCTACAGGAGCTATAGAAAAAGCATTTGGAGAAAGTGTAAGCGGCGTAAAAGTTGGAGTTTCCGGTAGAAATATCTTTACAATAACAGATTATAGTAGTTATGATCCAGAAGTATCTGTAAATGGTGGTGCAGGTTTATCAAGCGGAATTGAAGTAACACCTTTCCCTAGCTCAAGACAAGTTTACTTTCACCTAAATGTTAACTTCTAA
- a CDS encoding transposase has translation MGRFYGVNGKKLQRQYKDYLSDFKNWDQKKHAKQYLIFPENIGPYLSIDETALSKGELYTIITNKKAKGKKGSIVAIFKGTKAEPIIAQLLKISAKKRAKVIEITLDMANTMKTICKKCFPKAIQVTDRFHVQKLALEALQDIRVKHRWEAIDLENENIKLARVNNTPHQPEIFENGDTRKQLLARSRYLLYKAPSKWTKNQHHRSKVLFKEYPDIKTAFNLVQGLINIFNTGRSIETAYTKLAHWYSDVEKTGYKAFNSIVNTISLNYRSILNYFINRSTNASAESFNAKIKAFRAQFRGVKNVEFFLYRLTTIFA, from the coding sequence ATCGGGCGTTTTTATGGCGTTAATGGAAAGAAGCTACAGCGCCAGTACAAAGATTATCTAAGTGACTTTAAAAACTGGGATCAAAAGAAGCACGCAAAACAGTACCTGATTTTTCCAGAGAATATAGGACCTTACTTATCTATAGACGAGACCGCATTATCCAAAGGAGAACTCTATACGATTATTACCAATAAAAAAGCCAAAGGAAAGAAAGGCAGTATTGTTGCCATCTTCAAGGGAACAAAAGCAGAACCAATCATAGCACAACTGCTGAAAATATCTGCTAAGAAAAGAGCCAAGGTAATAGAGATAACCCTTGATATGGCTAACACTATGAAAACTATTTGTAAAAAATGTTTCCCGAAAGCTATACAGGTTACAGACCGATTCCATGTACAAAAACTAGCACTAGAGGCGCTACAAGACATTCGTGTCAAACATAGATGGGAAGCAATAGACCTAGAGAATGAAAACATAAAACTAGCACGAGTCAACAACACACCCCATCAACCTGAAATCTTTGAAAATGGTGATACCAGAAAGCAGCTTTTAGCAAGAAGTAGATATCTACTTTATAAAGCACCCAGCAAATGGACAAAAAATCAACACCACAGAAGTAAAGTTCTCTTCAAGGAATATCCAGATATAAAAACTGCATTTAATCTAGTACAAGGTCTAATAAATATCTTTAATACAGGAAGATCAATAGAAACAGCATATACCAAATTAGCACACTGGTACAGTGACGTCGAAAAAACAGGTTACAAAGCATTTAATTCAATCGTAAACACGATAAGCCTTAACTATAGATCAATATTAAACTACTTTATAAATAGAAGCACAAACGCGTCAGCAGAATCATTCAATGCGAAAATCAAGGCGTTTAGAGCTCAATTTAGAGGTGTGAAAAATGTAGAATTCTTTCTTTATAGATTAACAACAATATTTGCATAA
- the mutS gene encoding DNA mismatch repair protein MutS, whose product MQQYNGIKTKYPDALLLFRVGDFYETFGEDAVKAAGILNITLTSRNNGGDRTELAGFPHHSLNTYLPKLVKAGCRVAICDQLEDPKQTKKIVKRGVTELVTPGVAMNDDILSAKTNNFLGAVFFNREKVGVAFLDVSTGEYLTAQGDVAYVDKLLQNFAPSELLVCKKQKKTFLEAFGSDYHTFYQEDWVFHIDYATESLHKHFDVNSLKGFGVEHLSEGVVAAGAALHYLGETQHHKLQHITRISRIAADDYVWMDRFTIRNLELYNSASGVKAITLIDIIDKTTSAMGGRLLKRWLALPLKRLDEIERRHEVVSFLSDNGEIFDKMQSNIKKIGDLERLISKVATGKISPREVIQLKNSLEAIVPIKGLALSTDNESLNIIGEQLQDCVVLRDKIKETLKEEAPVSIIKGGAIAAGFHEELDELRALSQGGKDYLEQMLERETKRTGITSLKIASNNVFGYYIEVRNTHRDKVPEEWIRKQTLVNAERYITEELKEYEGKILGAEERIQAIEQELFVALVNWMGSFIPQVQANASQIAQLDCLLGFTQLARENNYVRPTLDESQAIDIKEGRHPVIEKQLPLGEAYVTNDVYLDSDDQQMIMITGPNMSGKSAILRQTALIVLLAQMGSFVPAQAAHIGVVDKIFTRVGASDNISMGESTFMVEMNETASILNNLSDRSLVLLDEIGRGTSTYDGISIAWAISEFLHEHPGRPKTLFATHYHELNEMCETFERIKNYNVSVKELKDNVLFLRKLVPGGSAHSFGIHVAKMAGMPQQVLRRATKMMEKLEKSHGSEELTGKLKEAGEEEMQLSFFNLDDPLLEDIKEEILHIDIDTLTPVEALMKLNEIKRMLVKKKGGAIS is encoded by the coding sequence ATGCAGCAGTATAATGGTATTAAAACAAAATACCCAGATGCGCTGTTGCTTTTTAGAGTAGGAGATTTTTATGAAACCTTTGGAGAAGATGCTGTGAAAGCAGCGGGAATTCTCAATATTACATTAACAAGTCGTAATAATGGTGGAGATCGCACGGAACTTGCTGGCTTCCCACATCATTCATTAAATACTTACTTACCCAAGCTTGTAAAAGCAGGTTGTAGGGTGGCTATTTGTGACCAACTAGAAGATCCAAAGCAAACTAAAAAAATTGTAAAGCGTGGGGTAACAGAGCTTGTGACGCCAGGGGTTGCAATGAACGATGATATACTTTCTGCAAAAACAAATAACTTTCTTGGGGCTGTTTTTTTTAATAGAGAAAAGGTAGGAGTTGCTTTCTTAGACGTGTCTACTGGTGAGTATCTTACAGCCCAAGGAGATGTAGCTTATGTAGATAAACTATTACAAAATTTTGCACCTAGCGAACTGTTAGTATGTAAAAAGCAAAAAAAGACTTTTTTAGAAGCTTTTGGCTCAGATTATCATACTTTTTACCAAGAGGATTGGGTGTTTCATATAGACTATGCTACAGAATCTTTGCATAAACACTTTGATGTAAATTCTTTAAAAGGATTTGGGGTAGAGCACTTATCTGAAGGAGTGGTGGCTGCTGGCGCAGCGCTTCATTATTTAGGAGAAACACAGCATCACAAGCTACAGCATATCACAAGAATAAGCCGTATTGCCGCAGATGATTATGTGTGGATGGACCGTTTTACCATAAGAAATCTCGAGCTTTATAACTCAGCTTCTGGAGTAAAAGCGATTACTTTAATAGATATAATAGATAAAACTACCTCTGCAATGGGAGGTCGCTTACTCAAACGATGGCTCGCTTTACCACTCAAACGTCTTGATGAGATTGAAAGGCGTCATGAGGTAGTATCTTTTCTCTCAGATAATGGGGAGATATTTGATAAAATGCAGTCTAATATTAAGAAAATAGGAGACTTAGAACGTCTCATAAGTAAGGTTGCTACAGGTAAAATAAGTCCGCGAGAGGTTATACAGCTTAAGAATTCGCTAGAAGCAATTGTTCCTATAAAAGGACTTGCTCTTAGTACTGATAATGAGTCACTCAACATCATAGGAGAGCAACTTCAAGACTGCGTTGTGCTACGTGATAAAATAAAGGAAACACTTAAAGAAGAGGCTCCAGTTTCTATAATAAAAGGAGGAGCAATCGCAGCTGGTTTTCATGAAGAACTAGATGAGTTAAGAGCGTTATCTCAAGGAGGTAAAGATTATCTAGAGCAAATGCTAGAACGTGAGACTAAGCGCACGGGAATCACCTCCCTTAAGATAGCATCAAATAATGTTTTTGGGTATTATATAGAGGTGCGTAACACACACCGTGACAAAGTACCAGAAGAGTGGATAAGAAAGCAAACGCTAGTTAATGCAGAGCGTTACATCACCGAGGAGCTTAAGGAGTACGAAGGTAAAATTTTAGGAGCCGAAGAGCGTATTCAGGCCATAGAACAGGAGCTATTTGTAGCACTGGTAAACTGGATGGGTAGTTTTATTCCTCAAGTGCAGGCAAATGCTTCCCAGATAGCACAACTAGATTGTTTGTTAGGTTTTACACAGCTCGCTAGAGAAAACAATTATGTGAGACCTACGCTAGACGAGTCACAAGCAATAGATATAAAAGAAGGGCGACATCCAGTAATAGAAAAGCAACTCCCACTAGGTGAGGCTTATGTGACAAATGATGTGTATTTAGATAGTGATGATCAACAAATGATTATGATTACAGGGCCTAACATGTCTGGTAAGAGTGCCATCTTAAGACAGACAGCTTTAATAGTCTTGCTCGCCCAGATGGGGAGTTTTGTACCAGCGCAAGCTGCACATATAGGTGTTGTAGATAAAATATTTACAAGAGTAGGGGCAAGTGATAATATCTCTATGGGTGAGAGTACTTTTATGGTAGAGATGAATGAGACTGCAAGTATTCTTAATAACCTAAGTGACCGCAGTCTGGTCCTACTAGACGAAATAGGACGTGGCACAAGCACTTATGATGGGATATCCATTGCTTGGGCCATAAGTGAGTTTTTACATGAACATCCAGGAAGACCTAAAACGCTCTTTGCTACACATTATCATGAGCTTAATGAGATGTGTGAGACATTTGAACGCATAAAGAACTATAATGTCTCTGTAAAAGAGCTTAAGGATAATGTATTGTTCTTACGTAAACTAGTTCCAGGAGGTAGTGCTCATAGTTTTGGAATACATGTCGCAAAGATGGCGGGAATGCCTCAACAGGTACTACGTAGAGCGACAAAAATGATGGAGAAGCTAGAAAAATCTCATGGAAGTGAGGAGCTTACAGGTAAACTTAAAGAAGCTGGCGAAGAAGAAATGCAGCTTAGTTTCTTTAATCTAGATGATCCGTTACTAGAAGATATTAAAGAGGAGATTTTACATATAGATATTGATACCCTTACTCCAGTAGAGGCGCTCATGAAGCTCAATGAGATAAAACGAATGCTCGTTAAAAAGAAAGGTGGCGCTATTTCTTAG
- a CDS encoding transposase family protein encodes MHLYFEERNETPKEEYIRILIAHGFHKEVTIQDFPLRGNTVYLHVKRRRWIDKQTKEIVQRDWNLVAQGTRMTAEFADFLKEISQY; translated from the coding sequence ATGCATCTTTATTTTGAGGAGCGTAACGAGACTCCAAAAGAAGAATATATCCGCATACTTATTGCACACGGTTTTCACAAAGAGGTCACGATTCAAGATTTTCCTCTACGTGGCAATACTGTTTATCTCCACGTAAAGCGACGCAGGTGGATTGACAAGCAAACCAAAGAGATAGTTCAAAGAGACTGGAACCTAGTAGCACAGGGAACACGGATGACCGCCGAGTTTGCTGATTTTTTAAAAGAAATTAGTCAATACTAG
- a CDS encoding GIY-YIG nuclease family protein has product MATVYILYSKKINQYYIGSCLDLAQRIQEHISNKYKGFTARTQDWEIFFEITNLEYQQARSIEKHIKSMKSTTYFVNIKKHEEIAQKLIQKYK; this is encoded by the coding sequence ATGGCAACCGTCTACATACTTTATTCTAAAAAGATTAATCAATACTACATAGGTAGTTGCTTAGACCTAGCACAAAGAATACAAGAACACATATCTAACAAATACAAAGGATTTACTGCCAGAACTCAAGATTGGGAAATATTTTTTGAAATAACCAATTTAGAATATCAACAAGCACGGAGTATCGAAAAACACATCAAGAGTATGAAAAGCACGACATACTTTGTAAATATCAAAAAACACGAAGAAATAGCACAAAAACTAATTCAAAAATACAAGTAA